A single Fundidesulfovibrio terrae DNA region contains:
- a CDS encoding GAK system XXXCH domain-containing protein, with protein MSMSNKHKAEVTLEKSDLAGWLRGLAEAVEAGEIATEAGPVSLEGYRAVKISFKETFEGKVRAKLSVKFPRPALVLAGEPGEAAEDEESEEGGALPKYKSLKKHMKQTFKAIGAALLAGQMPPLLEAQSFIADSRLMVSYPGKGDEFYAAFLEKTVAFEAALVASDLEAAKSAYLDLAQLKRDCHSRYV; from the coding sequence ATGAGCATGAGCAACAAACACAAAGCGGAAGTTACGCTTGAAAAGAGCGATCTGGCCGGATGGCTGCGCGGCCTCGCCGAGGCCGTGGAGGCGGGGGAAATCGCCACCGAGGCCGGACCCGTGAGCCTGGAAGGCTACAGGGCCGTGAAGATATCCTTCAAGGAGACCTTCGAGGGCAAGGTGCGGGCCAAGCTCAGCGTGAAGTTTCCCCGGCCTGCCCTGGTGCTGGCGGGCGAGCCGGGCGAAGCCGCTGAGGACGAGGAGTCCGAAGAAGGCGGAGCGCTTCCGAAATACAAGTCACTGAAAAAGCACATGAAGCAGACCTTCAAGGCCATCGGGGCGGCCTTGCTGGCGGGCCAGATGCCCCCGCTCCTGGAGGCCCAGAGCTTCATAGCTGACTCCAGGCTCATGGTCAGCTATCCCGGCAAGGGCGACGAGTTCTACGCCGCGTTTCTCGAGAAGACGGTCGCCTTCGAGGCCGCCCTTGTCGCTTCCGACCTGGAGGCCGCCAAGTCCGCATATCTCGATCTGGCTCAGCTCAAGCGGGACTGCCACTCCCGCTACGTGTAG